From SAR324 cluster bacterium:
GGCCAATGGCAAGCAAATCTTTAGTGCCTTCGGAATCCAGCCAGTTTGCCAAAGCTGGTAGCGCTTCCTGGACGGATGGTGCTGGAACCAAGGGCAAGAATTGTCCTCGGCTGCGCATACCCTTTGGTCCTAGAATTCTTTCTGCAGTCTCTAAGGGACGGGACAACGGACCATCTGCACCACTGAAGATTGGCCAGGAGAAGCCAAAATGGTGGATCGCACCGAAAGCGTTGGCACAGACTTGCTCCAGTTGGGAATTGCCTGCCACGAGGGACACGCCATCAATGGCAACGCCCTCCGCTCCAAGGACAAGCAAGGCCCATAAGTCGTCAAATCCAAAGTCGGTATCGACCCAAAGTCCCATCAGTGAGATCCCTTGATTTGGTGTCCATACTGCTCGGGTAGGTCAAAAGCTAGGGTGGCTCCTATTGGATAAGGGGTATTTCCGGCTGGAGTGGAAGCTGTGATCCGACCTAGGGGGGAGGTGATGACGTATTCCCACATCTCACCTGCGAAAGATACCCCAGCAACCGTCCCATGGAAGGGGCCACTTCCTAAGCTGACACCACTAGGACGCCAGGCTAAAGATCCAGATGGAGCGTTGTATCCACTGATCTTGCTGCCGTCCCTGCCAATCAAGTCTCCCTCACGAACTTCGAAAATGTTCTCAAAGCCCATGAAATCGGCAGCAAAGACAGTACTGGGATGGTTGTAGAGTTCAGTTGGAGTGCCCATCTGTTCGATCAAACCGTCCTTCATCAGGACGACTCGGTCAGCTAGCGCAAGAGCCTCCCCTTGGTCATGAGTGACAAAGACCATGGTGATGCCGCTGTTGCGTTGCAGGCGCTGCAATTCAGACCGCATGTCCAACCGCAAACGAGC
This genomic window contains:
- a CDS encoding ABC transporter ATP-binding protein; amino-acid sequence: MSESFICLKNLTLAYGNTVAVSKLSLNIRKGELITLLGPSGCGKTTTMRAIAGLLSPRSGSIEIDGTDVTKVPANKRGVGLVFQSYALFPHLSAFENVAFGLRLRKVSNGEIKKRVEQSLDTVELGEFANRKPSELSGGQQQRLSLARSLVLEPKVMLLDEPLSNLDARLRLDMRSELQRLQRNSGITMVFVTHDQGEALALADRVVLMKDGLIEQMGTPTELYNHPSTVFAADFMGFENIFEVREGDLIGRDGSKISGYNAPSGSLAWRPSGVSLGSGPFHGTVAGVSFAGEMWEYVITSPLGRITASTPAGNTPYPIGATLAFDLPEQYGHQIKGSH